A window of Trichoderma atroviride chromosome 3, complete sequence contains these coding sequences:
- a CDS encoding uncharacterized protein (EggNog:ENOG41) has translation MDDAANEDALSTTVLEADESAVSEAGDYFADEDEPLRGSPNIFTTIHRVRALIIASIEDPYTSTQLTSPRVNTLVVRPLVDRLYDPDETSIGLLASLPPLLVNLASL, from the exons ATGGACGATGCTGCAAACGAGGATGCGTTAAGCACAACTGTCCTCGAAGCTGATGAAAGCGCTGTAAGCGAGGCGGGCGACTATTTCGCTGATGAGGATGAGCCGCTGCGAGGGTCTCCCAATATATTTACCACCATCCATCG AGTGCGAgccctcatcatcgctaGCATCG AGGATCCCTATACATCCACGCAGCTGACAAGCCCGCGCGTTAATACCCTCGTGGTCCGCCCGCTGGTAGACAGGCTCTATGACCCTGACGAGACATCCATAGGTTTGCTCGCCTCACTCCCCCCTTTGCTCGTGAACCTGGCTTCTTTGTGA
- a CDS encoding uncharacterized protein (EggNog:ENOG41~TransMembrane:8 (i114-133o145-163i175-192o212-229i249-270o312-333i371-389o395-414i)), which produces MSSSKGSILSRGAPEDVVRAGRYTHWPVQARGGQEGKLTALELAILSESKTLMSSPACLRVVNAVYEGQVVYTPISFVDILPDHYKHHPVSLYDPRKAPLLNHYRLIVPKWRNLLESMQFMILLGLYILTMVNRSNPASQRLYESLFAIYTAGWILDEFAAIIEHGWAVHAQKTWAFLDVTFTIIFCAYLSVRLYDVWISVAHSLDGTDSLALHILCVAAPVLLTRFAFSLMPDNIVFISLHAMMQDFLMLTFLTLWCVGGFFLALQWLLMTSQGSEPKWYTVAKWLLWIWFGLDGTGIQESVQFHVVLGPALIVAFAFLGNTLFLTILVAVLTNTFSRIVDAEAAEIQFRRAVLTFECVRSDAIFAYPPPSNMLALMLMLPLKLLVSARDFHSIHVAIVRVLNFPILLFISLYERSFSRVGESSRGKKKSSPLLRWRFTGFNPHGDIEAVFEADPPPDVAAEAGELDGLSELGFTDDGISRSSREIRRRPVVFRLSNSKSRDETLEMLGRGGSPGAEGVGGSQAQ; this is translated from the coding sequence ATGTCCTCGTCCAAGGGTTCGATCCTTTCTCGGGGGGCTCCGGAAGATGTCGTCCGCGCCGGAAGATATACCCACTGGCCGGTGCAGGCGCGTGGCGGCCAAGAGGGAAAGCTCacggcgctggagctggcgatTCTGTCGGAGAGCAAGACGCTGATGAGCTCGCCCGCGTGTCTGCGAGTCGTGAATGCCGTGTACGAGGGGCAGGTGGTGTACACGCCGATATCGTTTGTCGATATCTTGCCGGATCATTACAAACATCATCCAGTGTCGTTGTATGATCCGCGCAAGGCACCGCTGCTGAACCACTATCGGTTGATTGTCCCGAAATGGAGAAACTTGCTTGAATCCATGCAGTTCATGATACTGCTGGGATTGTACATCTTGACCATGGTCAATCGAAGCAATCCGGCTTCTCAGAGACTCTACGAGAGCCTGTTCGCCATATATACGGCGGGATGGATTCTAGACGAGTTCGCAGCCATCATTGAACATGGATGGGCGGTGCATGCTCAGAAGACGTGGGCGTTCCTGGACGTGACCTttaccatcatcttctgcgCCTATCTCTCGGTGCGTCTGTACGATGTCTGGATCTCCGTCGCCCATAGCTTGGACGGCACCGACTCTCTGGCACTGCATATCCTATGCGTGGCAGCACCAGTGCTACTGACTCGATTTGCATTCAGCCTCATGCCAGACAATatcgtcttcatctcgcTGCACGCCATGATGCAGGACTTTCTCATGTTGACATTCCTCACGCTGTGGTGCGTGGGAGGCTTCTTCCTGGCGTTGCAGTGGCTCCTCATGACCAGCCAAGGCTCAGAGCCCAAGTGGTACACCGTAGCCAAGTGGCTTCTATGGATCTGGTTTGGACTCGACGGCACGGGCATCCAAGAATCTGTGCAATTCCACGTCGTGCTCGGCCCAGCCTTGATcgtggcctttgccttcttggGCAACACGCTGTTCCTCACGATTCTCGTCGCCGTGCTTACCAACACGTTCTCGCGCATCGTcgacgccgaggccgccgagaTTCAGTTCCGCCGCGCAGTGCTCACGTTTGAATGCGTCAGGAGcgacgccatctttgcctaTCCGCCGCCATCCAACATGCTGGctctgatgctgatgctgccccTGAAGCTGCTCGTCTCGGCACGCGATTTCCACTCCATCCACGTTGCCATTGTACGGGTTCTCAATTTCCCCATTCTGCTGTTTATAAGCTTGTACGAGCGCAGTTTTTCCAGAGTCGGCGAATCGAGccgagggaagaagaagtcgagtCCACTGCTTAGATGGCGCTTCACCGGCTTCAACCCCCATGGCGACATCGAGGCTGTCTTTGAGGCGGATCCGCCGCCGGACGTGGCagctgaggctggcgagctggATGGGCTTAGTGAGCTTGGATTTACGGATGATGGCATCTCGAGGTCGTCCAGGGAGATCAGGAGGAGGCCGGTTGTTTTTAGGCTAAGCAATTCCAAGAGCAGAGACGAGACGCTGGAAATGCTGGGCAGGGGAGGCAGTCCTGGGGCCGAGGGGGTGGGAGGGTCTCAGGCGCAGTAA
- a CDS encoding uncharacterized protein (EggNog:ENOG41~SECRETED:SignalP(1-20)~TransMembrane:1 (n3-14c20/21o154-172i)), with amino-acid sequence MELPALLALFCAVLSASASAAQLSLTVSLPAKPNPFLLPPSTHATLSSLHKRLDAPLTAVNTFSFHNVSADSYLLDVHCATDTFQPLRVDVGEDGAVKAWETFRGNEWGNKGEEVPVKSEGNSRRGFSVKALGGKIFFLERPAFSVLSILKSPMILMGIVTMGIVFGMPYLMDNMDPELRAEFEERQKDSPLNAIMGNAQAGQNPLGNFDMAAYLAGSGKKEGVKR; translated from the exons ATGGAGCTCCCAgccctcctcgccctcttctgcGCAGTCCTCagcgcctccgcctccgccgcccaGCTCTCCCTCACCGTCTCCCTCCCCGCAAAGCCAAACCCCTTCCTGCTGCCGCCCAGCACCCACGCCACGCTGTCCAGCCTGCACAAGCGCCTCGACGCCCCTCTGACCGCGGTCAACACCTTTAGCTTCCACAACGTCTCGGCCGACTCGTACCTGCTCGACGTGCACTGCGCCACGGACACTTTCCAGCCGCTGCGCGTCGACGtcggcgaggatggcgccGTCAAGGCCTGGGAGACGTTCCGCGGCAACGAGTGGGGGAATAAAGGCGAGGAGGTGCCCGTCAAGAGCGAGGGGAACAGTCGGAGGGGGTTCAGCGTCAAGGCGCTGGGGGGCAAGATTTTCTTCCTGGAGAGGCCTGCGT TCTCCGTGCTGAGCATCCTCAAGAGCCCCATGATCTTAATGGGCATCGTCACAATGGGCATCGTATTCGGCATGCCGTACCTCATGGACAACA TGGACCCCGAACTGCGCGCCGAATTCGAAGAGCGACAAAAGGACAGCCccctcaacgccatcatggGCAACGCCCAGGCGGGACAGAACCCGCTCGGCAACTTTGATATGGCGGCTTACCTTGCGGGGTCTGGTAAAAAAGAAGGCGTCAAGAGGTGA
- a CDS encoding uncharacterized protein (EggNog:ENOG41), with translation MSDFAPPSGPPPPRAPEVPSGWTARWNDQYKEWFYVNLYTKKSQWDKPTHPVYPEGEAPPSDPPPGYEGRNSPLSLRLQDEPLQQLGQQRRLFI, from the exons ATGTCCGACTTTGCTCCCCCGTCAGGGCCTCCGCCGCCCAGGGCTCCTGAAGTCCCTTCCGGCTGGACCGCCCGGTGGAACGACCAGTATAAAGAATG GTTCTACGTCAACCTCTACACCAAGAAATCCCAATGGGACAAGCCCACGCACCCCGTCTATCCCGAGGGTGAAGCGCCGCCTTCAGATCCGCCTCCAGGCTACGAGGGCCGCAACTCCCCCCTATCCCTCCGACTCCAAGACGAACCCCTACAGCAACTCGGGCAACAACGCCGGCTCTTCATCTAG
- a CDS encoding uncharacterized protein (EggNog:ENOG41~BUSCO:EOG092D3K5F), whose translation MVAAAAIEAPVSGSSLEKKPIKFSNLLLGAGLNMFEVTTLGQPLEVVKTTMAANRGDGFSTALARIWGRGGPLGFYQGLIPWAWIEASTKGAVLLFVASEAEFYARYMGASEFGGGILGGITGGVAQAYATMGFCTCMKTVEITQHKLAASGVKPPSTFQTFMNIYNKEGIRGINKGVNAVAIRQMTNWGSRFGLSRLAEGWIRSATGKQQSDKLSAGEKILASALGGGLSAWNQPIEVIRVEMQSKKDDPNRPKKMTVGNTFRYIYDNNGVRGLYRGVAPRIGLGIWQTICMVAVGDMAKTYVEKLTGDKVTAKH comes from the exons AtggtcgccgccgccgctatCGAAGCTCCCGTCTCGGGCAGCTcgctcgagaagaagcccatcAAGTTCTCCAACCTGTTGCTCGGCGCGGGTCTGAACATGTTCGAGGTCACGACTCTTGGCCAGCCCCTCGAGGTCGTCAAGAccaccatggctgccaaccgcggcgatggcttctcCACGGCGCTGGCCCGTATCTGGGGTCGAGGTGGTCCTCTCGGCT TCTACCAGGGTCTTATTCCCTGGGCTTGGATTGAGGCTTCTACCAAGGGCGCTGTGCTGCTCTTTGTTGCCTCAGAGGCCGAGTTCTACGCTCGCTACATGGGTGCTTCTGAGTTTGGCGGTGGCATTCTTGGTGGTATCACCGGTGGTGTTGCCCAGGCCTATGCCACCATGGGTTTCTGCACCTGCATGAAGACGGTCGAAATCACCCAGCACAAGCTGGCCGCTTCCGGTGTCAAGCCGCCTTCCACCTTCCAGACCTTTATGAACATTTACAACAAGGAGGGTATCCGCGGTATCAACAAGGGTGTCAATGCTGTCGCCATCCGACAGATGACTAACTGGGGATCCCGCTTCGGTCTCAGCCGACTGGCCGAGGGCTGGATCCGCTCGGCCACCGGCAAGCAGCAGAGCGACAAGCTCTCTGCCGGCGAGAAGATTCTTGCTAGTGCTCTCGGTGGTGGTCTCAGCGCTTGGAACCAGCCTATCGAGGTCATCCGTGTCGAGATGCAGAGCAAGAAGGACGACCCCAACCGAcccaagaagatgacggtCGGCAACACTTTCCGTTACATTTACGACAACAATGGCGTCAGGGGCCTCTACCGAGGTGTTGCCCCTCGAATTGGTCTCGGCATTTGGCAGACGATTTGCATGGTTGCTGTCGGAGACAT GGCTAAAACTTATGTGGAGAAATTGACTGGTGACAAGGTCACGGCTAAGCATTAG